The Mytilus trossulus isolate FHL-02 chromosome 3, PNRI_Mtr1.1.1.hap1, whole genome shotgun sequence genome contains a region encoding:
- the LOC134712391 gene encoding uncharacterized protein LOC134712391 isoform X2 — MNANSNLYPNIIEIQTPIHHSRSYSAECGATDNLSSSQIIPRIRTIQSECTIADEQKKHKKRRRRKAVDETSGYSTTSLSELSEFESPRQKVGRNKLYHPNHARQESTEDDRSERSRVSKESQATSRRGSEASKATIQNNSKITKGPTDRTKRDSPYHRKDQYRNSPQRPPSRARSTASLQSEISVKSNQSAQSKQSRRSSTQFRSDRPSDERFDPFAFIQPVPEPFSRKVKKTLGPIFGILLLLILAASLGAAIYFAVELKKNQDTEIEMLRASLNMKIKNNRLGKSLDELTPSDFKSLALAYCQQMDDYYRNSHFQKTYRGCELVSIKNERINFTLFFIENAASKKDIISVIETSAPKVQDNGENANVALVDKFEIELENAKIKIEHERTPMNFNKIITTTTTTTTTTTTTTRKPTTKMKTTTETTKATTKLKTILPTTTLQTTETSSTVTTTAKKEATTQVLKTTVTTPVTVIKTTSGWDAGWSEDDILFAWEPCYMSGGNFYPYPTDCNKYFQCEHSVSLVRSCAGDTVFDVNSNVCVPHRPGVVCPDPALAPPKPPGQEPDTTTNAPSINSTTTASSPKIHTKRLTRPIYPARPEYEKEPCVKADEGTLHAHPEDCSKFIQCISGNSGVVLTCAKNLVYDPETSSCIFPRNELICPDILPCLGKNNGYFSHPFNCSLYIQCQSGREVIQQCSSGLVWDPSVNSCVFHTANAACSEATKKR, encoded by the exons CAAACACCAATTCACCACAGCCGGTCATATAGTGCAGAATGTGGAGCCACCGACAATTTGTCAAGCAGCCAAATCATTCCACGAATTCGAACAATTCAATCTGAATGTACCATAGCAGATGAACAAAAGAAACATAAGAAACGAAGACGACGAAAAGCTGTTGATGAAACTTCCGGTTACAGTACTACCTCTTTAAGTGAACTGTCTGAATTTGAATCCCCAAGACAAAAAGTAGGACGAAATAAACTCTATCATCCGAATCACGCCCGACAGGAATCTACAGAAGATGATCGAAGTGAGCGAAGCCGTGTCAGTAAGGAGTCGCAGGCGACAAGTCGACGTGGCAGCGAAGCTTCAAAGGCAACCATTCaaaataacagtaaaataacaaaaggtCCTACAGACCGAACAAAACGGGACTCACCATATCACAGGAAAGACCAGTATAGAAATAGTCCCCAAAGACCGCCTTCAAGAGCTAGATCTACAGCTAGCCTTCAAAGTGAAATCAGTGTTAAAAGTAATCAAAGTGCACAATCAAAACAATCGAGAAGGAGCTCAACTCAGTTCCGATCGGACAGACCTTCTGATGAAAGGTTTGATCCGTTCGCTTTTATTCAACCAGTCCCCGAACCTTTTAGTAGAAAAGTGAAGAAAACTTTAGGTCCTATATTTGGGATTTTACTTTTGCTCATTTTAGCTGCAAGTTTAGGTGCTGCTATTTACTTTGCCGTAGAGCTTAAAA aGAACCAAGATACTGAAATAG aaatgttACGTGCCAgtttaaacatgaaaattaaGAATAACAGACTTGGTAAAAGCCTGGACGAGCTTACACCGTCGGACTTCAAATCGCTGGCTCTAGCTTACTGTCAACAG ATGGATGATTACTACAGAAACagtcattttcagaaaacataCAGAGGATGTGAGCTGGTTTCTATAAA GAATGAACGcataaattttacattatttttcatcGAGAATGCTGCTTCAAAGAAAGATATAATATCAGTAATAGAAACTTCAGCTCCTAAAGTACAGGACAATGGCGAGAATGCAAACGTAGCACTCGttgataaatttgaaattgaacttgaaaatgctaaaattaaaatagaacatgAAAGGACACCTatgaatttcaataaaattattacgacgacaacaacaacaacgacgacgacgacaactaCAACAAGGAAACCAACAACCAAAATGAAAACGACAACAGAAACAACGAAAGCTACGACAAAGTTAAAAACGATTTTACCAACGACAACACTACAGACAACTGAAACTTCATCGACAGTTACAACAAcagcaaaaaaagaagcaacAACACAAGTTTTAAAAACTACTGTTACAACACCAGTGACTGTTATAAAAACAACTTCCGGATGGGATGCTGGATGGAGTGAAGATGACATAT TGTTTGCATGGGAACCATGTTATATGAGTGGCGGAAATTTCTATCCGTATCCGACAGATtgcaacaaatattttcaatgtgAACATAGTGTATCGCTGGTGAGGTCGTGTGCTGGTGATACAGTCTTTGATGTCAATTCTAATGTATGTGTACCACACAGACCTGGTGTAGTATGCCCAGATCCAGCTCTAGCACCTCCAAAACCACCTGGTCAAGAACCAGATACGACAACTAATGCTCCTTCAATAAACTCGACAACGACAGCATCCTCACCAAAGATCCACACTAAACGACTCACACGACCTATTTATCCTGCGAGACCGG AATACGAAAAAGAGCCATGTGTCAAAGCTGACGAAGGAACATTACATGCGCATCCAGAAgactgttcaaaattcatacaATGTATTTCGGGAAATTCGGGTGTTGTTTTGACATGTGCTAAAAATCTGGTATACGACCCAGAAACATCGTCATGTATTTTTCCAAGAAATGAACTTATTTGTCCTGATATATTACCGTGTTTAGGTAAAAACAATGGCTATTTTTCTCATCCATTTAACTGTTCACTTTATATTCAATGTCAGTCCGGCAGGGAAGTTATTCAACAGTGCTCATCCGGGCTAGTTTGGGATCCTTCGGTAAATAGTTGTGTATTCCACACAGCTAATGCTGCATGTTCGGAAGCAACAAAGAAAAGATAA
- the LOC134712391 gene encoding uncharacterized protein LOC134712391 isoform X1, protein METPSWVKHFDDNRYNQHEKHDDSFSTTMLSDFSETMQTPIHHSRSYSAECGATDNLSSSQIIPRIRTIQSECTIADEQKKHKKRRRRKAVDETSGYSTTSLSELSEFESPRQKVGRNKLYHPNHARQESTEDDRSERSRVSKESQATSRRGSEASKATIQNNSKITKGPTDRTKRDSPYHRKDQYRNSPQRPPSRARSTASLQSEISVKSNQSAQSKQSRRSSTQFRSDRPSDERFDPFAFIQPVPEPFSRKVKKTLGPIFGILLLLILAASLGAAIYFAVELKKNQDTEIEMLRASLNMKIKNNRLGKSLDELTPSDFKSLALAYCQQMDDYYRNSHFQKTYRGCELVSIKNERINFTLFFIENAASKKDIISVIETSAPKVQDNGENANVALVDKFEIELENAKIKIEHERTPMNFNKIITTTTTTTTTTTTTTRKPTTKMKTTTETTKATTKLKTILPTTTLQTTETSSTVTTTAKKEATTQVLKTTVTTPVTVIKTTSGWDAGWSEDDILFAWEPCYMSGGNFYPYPTDCNKYFQCEHSVSLVRSCAGDTVFDVNSNVCVPHRPGVVCPDPALAPPKPPGQEPDTTTNAPSINSTTTASSPKIHTKRLTRPIYPARPEYEKEPCVKADEGTLHAHPEDCSKFIQCISGNSGVVLTCAKNLVYDPETSSCIFPRNELICPDILPCLGKNNGYFSHPFNCSLYIQCQSGREVIQQCSSGLVWDPSVNSCVFHTANAACSEATKKR, encoded by the exons CAAACACCAATTCACCACAGCCGGTCATATAGTGCAGAATGTGGAGCCACCGACAATTTGTCAAGCAGCCAAATCATTCCACGAATTCGAACAATTCAATCTGAATGTACCATAGCAGATGAACAAAAGAAACATAAGAAACGAAGACGACGAAAAGCTGTTGATGAAACTTCCGGTTACAGTACTACCTCTTTAAGTGAACTGTCTGAATTTGAATCCCCAAGACAAAAAGTAGGACGAAATAAACTCTATCATCCGAATCACGCCCGACAGGAATCTACAGAAGATGATCGAAGTGAGCGAAGCCGTGTCAGTAAGGAGTCGCAGGCGACAAGTCGACGTGGCAGCGAAGCTTCAAAGGCAACCATTCaaaataacagtaaaataacaaaaggtCCTACAGACCGAACAAAACGGGACTCACCATATCACAGGAAAGACCAGTATAGAAATAGTCCCCAAAGACCGCCTTCAAGAGCTAGATCTACAGCTAGCCTTCAAAGTGAAATCAGTGTTAAAAGTAATCAAAGTGCACAATCAAAACAATCGAGAAGGAGCTCAACTCAGTTCCGATCGGACAGACCTTCTGATGAAAGGTTTGATCCGTTCGCTTTTATTCAACCAGTCCCCGAACCTTTTAGTAGAAAAGTGAAGAAAACTTTAGGTCCTATATTTGGGATTTTACTTTTGCTCATTTTAGCTGCAAGTTTAGGTGCTGCTATTTACTTTGCCGTAGAGCTTAAAA aGAACCAAGATACTGAAATAG aaatgttACGTGCCAgtttaaacatgaaaattaaGAATAACAGACTTGGTAAAAGCCTGGACGAGCTTACACCGTCGGACTTCAAATCGCTGGCTCTAGCTTACTGTCAACAG ATGGATGATTACTACAGAAACagtcattttcagaaaacataCAGAGGATGTGAGCTGGTTTCTATAAA GAATGAACGcataaattttacattatttttcatcGAGAATGCTGCTTCAAAGAAAGATATAATATCAGTAATAGAAACTTCAGCTCCTAAAGTACAGGACAATGGCGAGAATGCAAACGTAGCACTCGttgataaatttgaaattgaacttgaaaatgctaaaattaaaatagaacatgAAAGGACACCTatgaatttcaataaaattattacgacgacaacaacaacaacgacgacgacgacaactaCAACAAGGAAACCAACAACCAAAATGAAAACGACAACAGAAACAACGAAAGCTACGACAAAGTTAAAAACGATTTTACCAACGACAACACTACAGACAACTGAAACTTCATCGACAGTTACAACAAcagcaaaaaaagaagcaacAACACAAGTTTTAAAAACTACTGTTACAACACCAGTGACTGTTATAAAAACAACTTCCGGATGGGATGCTGGATGGAGTGAAGATGACATAT TGTTTGCATGGGAACCATGTTATATGAGTGGCGGAAATTTCTATCCGTATCCGACAGATtgcaacaaatattttcaatgtgAACATAGTGTATCGCTGGTGAGGTCGTGTGCTGGTGATACAGTCTTTGATGTCAATTCTAATGTATGTGTACCACACAGACCTGGTGTAGTATGCCCAGATCCAGCTCTAGCACCTCCAAAACCACCTGGTCAAGAACCAGATACGACAACTAATGCTCCTTCAATAAACTCGACAACGACAGCATCCTCACCAAAGATCCACACTAAACGACTCACACGACCTATTTATCCTGCGAGACCGG AATACGAAAAAGAGCCATGTGTCAAAGCTGACGAAGGAACATTACATGCGCATCCAGAAgactgttcaaaattcatacaATGTATTTCGGGAAATTCGGGTGTTGTTTTGACATGTGCTAAAAATCTGGTATACGACCCAGAAACATCGTCATGTATTTTTCCAAGAAATGAACTTATTTGTCCTGATATATTACCGTGTTTAGGTAAAAACAATGGCTATTTTTCTCATCCATTTAACTGTTCACTTTATATTCAATGTCAGTCCGGCAGGGAAGTTATTCAACAGTGCTCATCCGGGCTAGTTTGGGATCCTTCGGTAAATAGTTGTGTATTCCACACAGCTAATGCTGCATGTTCGGAAGCAACAAAGAAAAGATAA